From Actinomyces procaprae:
CGGAGCGAGGGCGGCGGCCAGGCCGAAGCCGATGAAGGGGCCGAAGGACCAGGCGAGCTGGGTGGCGCCGATGTGCTTGCCGCGCTGGCTGGTGGGGGCGAACTCGGCGATGTAGGTCCAGCCGGCCGGCACGGAGGCGCCCACGGCCAGGCCGACGATCACGAAGCCGGTGAACAGCATGGGCAGGTTCACGGTGAAGACGACGATCAGGCCGCCGAGCGCGTACAGCAGCAGGTCGTAGGTGTAGATGAACTTGCGCCCGTACTTGTCGCACAGCGGGCCGCCGATGAGGGCACCGATGGCGGCGCCGAAGGCGTTGGAGCTGAAGGCTGCCAGCAGGCCGGCGATGGTGCCGTCGTCGCCGGGGAAGTAGGCGGCACCCCAGAAACCGAGTGAGGTGGCGATGGCGATGATGGAGCCGGAGTCGATGTAGTTGGACATGGAGACGGCGGCGGTCGCCTGCCAGCCGGTCAGTGGCTTACGGGCCACGGGATCCTCCTTGAATCGTGGGCGATGGGTGTGGGGCGGGGAGGGTCAGGGCAGGTAGAAGTACTGGGGCAGGACGGTGGAGGTGCCGCCATCGGGCTGGGCGAAGTACTGGGCCATCTCCGCCTGCCAGCGGGTGTTGACCTCCTCGTCCTCCATGGCGGCCATGGCTGCGGCGGCGTCGTCGGACTCGAAGTAGCCGACGACGAGCCCGTCCTGCGGGCGCAGGAAGAGGGAGTAGTTGCGCCAGCCGCAGCGGCTCAGGGCCTGGCGCATCTCCTCCCAGACGTGCTGGTGGACCTCGACGTACTCGGTGAGTCGGTCCGGCCGCACGCGCAGTAGGAAGCAGCAGCGGTGCGGGGAACGGGCCGTGGTGGTGTTCAGCAGCTCAGTGAGGGCGGCCGGGACGGCGGCGGAGGCGGCTGTCGCGTTGGGGACGGGCGGCGTGGCCGGGGCGGCACCGGCTGTGGCGGCCGCGGTGGCGGGAGCGTCGGCTGCCGACGTGGTCGGGGCGTCTGCGCTGGGGGAGTCGGTCATGGAACGTCCTTGTTCGGGTTGTGCCGCGACGGGAGGCCGGGGCGTGAACGACGGTGTGAACCGTTTCAACATGGGCGACGATAGACCGCGACCGGCCGCGAGTCAAGGGCCGTGCAGGATTCGTGCGGGCCGCCTAGTTGCTTGCGCGTGACGTGTGGGCGTGTGAGACTACATAACGTCCTGATGACGTGACCTGCAGGTCAGCCTTATGCGTACGAGGAGTTGCCCATGGCTCGTTTCCCGACTGGTTCACCCGGGCTGCGTCGTGCTGCCGCAGGTGCGGTGGCGCTGCTGCTGTCCTGCGCGCCGTTAGTGGCGTGCTCGTCTGATTCCGACGACAACCCCCTGGGCATCGGCACCTTCGACCCCGAGGCCATGGCCTCGGCTGAGGCCTCCGAGTCAGCCGCCGCCGCGGCTGCGTCCGCGTCTGCCGCGGCCTCTGCGGAGGCGGCTGGGGTGGTGACCGCGGAGTCCTTGTCGACTGAGCGGCATGTGATCACCTCTATCCCCGAGGATCTGGATGAGCAGCAGACCGAGATCCTGAAGGCTTTCGTCCACTACGACGAGGTGACCTGGAACATCTGGTTCACCCGCACCGGCGTGGAGAACGCCGAACCCCTCATGACCGCCGAGGCATACCAAAGACTTAAAAACAACCTGGACCAGACCGTCGCCGGACACACCGACGGTACGGTGAGGGTCGCAGTGACCTCGGTGTATTTGACGTCTCCCTATGACTCGCCGCCTAAAGCCACGGTCGAGATTTGTGACGACCAGACAGATCTAGTGAAGTATGACGCTGACGGCAATGATGTCAGTGATCCTGAGACTCTGCAGGTGCGCTACAAGATCAGGATCACCATGGTTGATGAGGACGGTGCCTGGAAGGAATCCTCCGAGGAGCGCCTGTCGACCAACGAATGCACGGTGTGAGCCATGGCGCGGATGACTCGAAAACTAGCCGCCTTAGTAGGCGCGGTGCTCCTGTTGGCGGCCCCACTCGTAACCGCAGCTCCAGCCTGGGCCCTTGAGGAGGATGGGGACGCTGTTGGTGGTTCGTCTTCTGGTTCGGTGTCTGCTGGTGGGGATGGGTCGGTGACTATGACGGTGACCGCCCAGTACACGTCGGCTGCGGCAGACGGCTCGGGCGGTAGCTCTGGTGACGTGGTGTCGTCGCAGTCGGTGACCGCGAGTGTGCATCCGGTGTGCTGGTACGAGCAGAGCGACACCGGGGCGGAGCGGGCGAAGTATATTGACTCGCCGAAGGCCACCGATTACATGAGTACTACACGTGGCGACACGTGGGATGACTATAAGGCCCGCTTCCCGGACTACGAGTCGTACGCGGATGACACCAAGGGGCGCTGGTACATCCCGGTGTGCGATTCACGGTACATGGCCGACGGTGACGAACGCGATTTCGGGGAGGTCATGGCGGACTACTACGCCAACAACAGCCCCGTCTATGTGCCTGCCGGGAGTGCGCCTCCGGAGCCGGTAATTGATGGGACCACCCTGGCGCGGGCGGCGTGGGATGCGGTGACGATCCCTACCGCCATGATCGGCTACAACCCCATGGTGGGGGACTTGCAGGCCACGATCGTGGGCTGGGACACCTGGATCTGGGCCACCGGTGATACGCCTAAGGAGGTGCGTGTGACGGCTACCGCCGGCCCCGTAACCGCCACCATCACTGCCACTGCCTCTATGCTTACTCTTCAGCCCAAGGATGGGGTCGCCAAGTGCACCGGGTTCGGGATCCCGTGGAGTGAGGGCAACGACCGGATCGGCACCGACTGCGTGATCGTGTTCGACCGCTCGTCGGCGCACTTCAAGGACAGTGTGACCCCGGTGGATGTGAAGGTGTCCTACGCGATCACCTACTCCGCCACCGACGGGGCCGCCGGCAGCCTCAACACCCACACCACCAGCACAACCACCACTATCCCCGTAGCCGAAATCCAGACGATTATCGTCCGCCCCACCGACGAACCATAAGCCAGGCGGTGTTCTGGTCGATTGACGGGAACGGAGCGCCGGGGCTCGTGCCAGTGCTGGTGGTGTCGGTTGCGTTGGATGGGTCGGGGGGTGCTGGGGTTCTTGCTGGACGTGTAGTTCGGGATGGCGTGGTGTTCTCGTGCCTGGGTGCCGATGTAGGTCAGTAGTTCCGGCATGATGTCCATGGCCTCCTGGGTGGTTTTGGGACCGTCCAGGCTGCCTTCTGGGTCAAGCAAGGCGACGGCCAGTATGAAGCCGTTCCCGAAGCAGATGCCGTTCACATAGTTTTCTGAGCCGGACCCCCTGACCCAGAGGTAGGTGTTTCCCTCCAACTTGGGGGTGTCGAGCTTCTGGACGCCGTTTTCGGTGTCTGCGGCCATGGTCTCGTCGGTCCACTTATAGCCATTGCCTGCGTCGTACTCGTCGTCGTGCCAGTATTCGGTGAACATGATGGTGTTTTACAAGTAGTGGCCTCTGGTATTCGTGGCCGGTGGCATTCTCGAGGAAACAGTGCAACGCCTATCCCAACCGCCGTAGTTCTGTATCGTGGAGCTGCCGATACTGCTGCCGAGGATTCGGTTGAGCCCGGCGGTGTTGTAGACGTCCTGGCATACGGCCTCCGGCGGCGGCAGCTCCTCCGGCTGGTCCCAGGGGCGCCACCACCAGGCGAAGGCACCGGCGCACAGGACGGTGATGGCGAGCAGGATGGCCAGTATGCGTCGTCTTGGCCGCGTTTCCCGGCTTCCTGGGGCGTCGTCGGACTCGAAGTAGCCGACGACGAGCCCGTCCTGGGGACGCAGGAACAGCGAGTAGTTGCGCCAGCCGCAGCGGGTCAGGGCGTGGCGCATCTCCTCCCAGACGTGCTGGTGGACCTCGACGTACTCGGTGAGCCGGTCTGGGCGCACGTGCAGCAGGAAGCAGCAGCGGTGGGGGGAGCGGGCCGAGGTGGTGTTCAGCAGCTCGGTGAGGGCGGCCGGGACGGCGGCGGAGGCGGCTGTCGCGTTGGGGACGGGCGGCGTGGCCGGGGCGGCACCGGCTGTGGCGGCCGCGGTGGCGGGAGCGTCGGCGGTGGGGGAGTCAGTCATGGAACGTCCTTGTTCGTGGGTGCCGCGGCGGAGGGCCGAGGCCTGAACGACGGCGTGAACCGTTTCAACGCGAGCGACCATAGCCCTGCGGCTGCCCGAGAGTCAAGGGCTGTGCAAGAGTCACGTGGACCGCCTAGTTGCTTGTGTGTGACATCTGGGTGTGTGAAACTACGTAACGTCCTGATGACGTGACCTGCAGGTCAGCCTTATGTGCGAGGAGCTTCCCATGACTCGTTTCCCAACAACTTCACCCCGATGGCGCCGCGCCGCCGCAGGCGCCGCGGCGCTGCTGCTGGCCTGTGCACCCCTGGCGGCATGCTCGTCCGACTCCGACGACAACCCCCTGGGTATCGGCACCTTTGACCCCGAGGCCATGGCCTCAGCCGAGGCGTCTGAGTCGGCCGCCGCCGCGGCTGCGTCCGCGTCTGCGGCGGCCTCGGCGGAGGCCGCAGGCGTGGTCACCGCGGAGTCACTGTCCACTGACCGCTACATAGTGACCGCGATCCCCGAGGACCTGGACGAGCTGCAGACCGAGGTGCTCAAGGCCTTCATCAACTACGACCAGGTCACCTGGAACATCTGGTTCACCCACACCGGCGCAGAGAACGCCGAACCCCTCATGACCGCAGAGGAGTACCAGGTCTTAAAGGAAGGCTACGAGCAGTTAGGAGATGGGCGCACAGACGGAGTAGTCCGCGTTTCGGTAAATCAGGTCTTCGCATTCGACATGCGAAAGGCTCAGGTGTTGATCTGTGGCGACCACTCGGACCTAGTCGACTATGACGCTGACGGCAACGACATCAGTGACCCAGAGACGCTCCAAGGCCGCTATGAGGTGCTTATAACCATGATCTACGAGGATGGGACCTGGAAAGAATCGGATGAAACAACGCTATCGACCAACGAATGCGTGGCGTGAACAATGAAACACAAAGATCGAGTGACGCTAACAGTGATAGTCGCTCTTTTGGTTTTCGCTTCTGCTGTGATCGTGCCGAACGCATGGGCGCAAAGGCTTAAGGGCACGCCCACTGGTTCTGGTTCGTCTTCTGGTTCGGTGTCGGCCGGTGGGGATGGTTCGGTGCAGATCGCGGTGTCTGCGGAGTATGTGTCGGCTGCGGCGGATGGGGCCGGCGGGGGTGGTGTGTCGGTGTCGGCGCAGTCGGTGACCGCGAGCGTGCATCCGGTGTGCTGGTACGAGCAGGATCGGACGGGTGCGGAGGTCGCGGAGTGGATTGACTCCAACCAGGCGGAGAAAGAGTATTCGGTGCACGGCAACTGGGGCGGTATCCGGTCGTATATCGAGTCTGAGTATCCCGATTACGACTCCTATGCGGATGATACGGAGGGTTACTGGTATAAGCCGTGGTGCGACTGGAAGTACTACAACGGTGACGATCCGATGGAGTACCAGAAGCTGTTCGCGGAGTTCACCTCGAATGGCCCTGTGTACGTGCCTGCTGGCCAGGCGGCGCCGGAGCCGGTGATCGACGGCGCCACCCTGGCGCGGGCGGCGTGGGATGCGGTGACGATTCCTACGGCGACGATTGGCTACAACCCTTCGGTTGGTCAGTCGCGGGCCACGGTCGTGGGTATGGACACCTGGATCTGGGCCACCGGCGACACGCCGAAGGAGGTGCGTGTTACGGCTACGGCGGGCCCGGTGTCGGCGACGGTCACGGCTACGGCGTCCCGGTTGACTTTGCAGCCCAAGGACGGAACCGCCACGTGTACTGGGTTTGGTATCCCGTGGACTGAGGACAACGACCGCCTCGGCACCGACTGCGTGATCGTGTTCGACCGCTCGTCGGCGCACTTCAAGGACAGTGTGACCCCGGTGGATGTGAAGGTGTCCTACGCGATCACCTACTCCGCCACCGACGGGGCCGCCGGCAGCCTCAACACCCACACCACCAGCACAACCACCACTATCCCCGTAGCCGAAATCCAGACGATTATCGTCCGCCCCACCGACGAACCATAAGCCAGGCGGTGTTCTGGTCGATTGACGGGAACGGAGCGCCGGGGCTCGTGCCAGTGCTGGTGGTGTCGGTTGCGTTGGATGGGTCGGGGGGTGCTGGGGTTCTTGCTGGACGTGTAGTTCGGGATGGCGTGGTGTTCTCGTGCCTGGGTGCCGATGTAGGTCAGTAGTTCCGGCATGATGTCCATGGCCTCCTGGGTGGTTTTGGGACCGTCCAGGCTGCCTTCTGGGTCAAGCAAGGCGACGGCCAGTATGAAGCCGTTCCCGAAGCAGATGCCGTTCACATAGTTTTCTGAGCCGGACCCCCTGACCCAGAGGTAGGTGTTTCCCTCCAACTTGGGGGTGTCGAGCTTCTGGACGCCGTTTTCGGTGTCTGCGGCCATGGTCTCGTCGGTCCACTTATAGCCATTGCCTGCGTCGTACTCGTCGTCGTGCCAGTATTCGGTGAACATGATGGTGTTTTACAAGTAGTGGCCTCTGGTATTCGTGGCCGGTGGCATTCTCGAGGAAACAGTGCAACGCCTATCCCAACCGCCGTAGTTCTGTATCGTGGAGCTGCCGATACTGCTGCCGAGGATTCGGTTGAGCCCGGCGGTGTTGTAGACGTCCTGGCATACGGCCTCCGGCGGCGGCAGCTCCTCCGGCTGGTCCCAGGGGCGCCACCACCAGGCGAGGGCACCGGCGCACAGGACGGTGATGGCGAGCAGGATGGCCAGTATGCGTCGTCTTGGCCGCGTTTCCCGGCTTCCTGGGGCGGCGTCGGTGTGTCTCACCAGTCGTCACCACCGTAGTACTCTTTAAAGTCGTCGGTGGTGCGCCATCTTTCTGGATTGCCGTTAATACCGTTCTGATCGAGGATGTCTGCTACCTCTGGACTGTTTCCGGATCCGTCGGTTACCCAGGTGTAGAAGTTCCTTTGTTGGTCGTTGGTTTTGAGTGTGATGTGGTGGGCGCCGTTGGTGTCTGTGGTGTACCAGGTGGTGGTGTTGGGGTCGGGTGGGTTGTTGATGAGTCCGGCGTTGAACGCGTTGGTGTAGATGGGTGCGGGTAGGCCGGGTGTGCCGGTGGGGATGGTGGGGTTGGGTTGGGGTGTGGTGGTGGGGGTGTGGGTGATGGTGTGCTGGCCGTTGGTGTTGGTGGTGATGGTTAGCTGGTCGGTGGAGGCTGCGGCTCCGGCGTTGGCCGCGTCGATGATGCCAGTGTCGGTGGTGTCGGCTAGTAGGGTGAGTAGGTTCAGGGCGTCGGCGTTGCGGGCGTAGAAGTCGGCCAGGGTGTCGGTTGAGGCGCCGTGGGTGTTCATGTACTGGGAGGCTTGTGCGGCGGTGTAGGCGGTTGTGGCGCGGGCGATCTCGTAGGCCGCTCCGGTTGAGTCCGCTACTTCGTACAGCAGGTGCGCGGTAGCGGTGGTGAGGTCCTGCTCGTTGGTGCCTGCGGTTGTTATAGGGAATGCCTTGTAGTAGTTGTCGGGGCCGGTGGCGGTGATGGGGAGGCGTTGGGCCAGGGCGATGAGCTCGGTGGGGCAGTTGCCCAGGATGACGCCGGTGTTGGCCTTGGCCTGGTCGGTCAGGCGGTTGGTGTGGTTGGCCAGGAGGATGATGCCTTGGGCGGTGGCCCAGGTAGCGCGCTGGCCGTCCTGGCCTGTGTCAGTTCTTAGGGATGAGGCGGCTGCGAGGGCCTGGGTGAGGGCGGTGATGCCCTTGGTGCCCCAGCGCCGTCCGGTTAGCTGGTCCCACCTGGTTTCGGGCCTCACCGGACGGCACCCACCCGCCACTGAAGTCATCGTCATCACCATCGCTATCGCTGCCGCCGGTGCCGGTGGTGCTGGTGGTGGGGACGAGGTAGTCCAGGGCGGCGGCCGGGTCGCCGGCCAGACCAGACAGCTGCGCCTCCAGTGGGTCCTCCACCCACACCCGCCACCACACACCACCAGCAACCCCCACCACAACCAGCACCAGGACCAACACAACCGCCACAGTGCGGCGCCGGACGCCATGGGCAGGGCGCTGGTCGGACTCCGGGACGGGAGTGCTTTGTGCGGGGGAGGTGGCGGTGGCTTCCATGGGTCAGGGTGTGGTTGGGGTGCTCGTGGATGTTGGCCCCGTGCCTGGGGGTGCTGGTTGCGTCGGATGGTTCGGGGGCGCCGGGGTTCTTGGTGGACCTGAAGTTTGGGATGGCGTGGTGTTGTCGTGCCTGGGTGCCGATGTAGGTCAGTAGCTCGGGCATGACGTCCATGGCCTCCTGGGTGGTTCTCGGGCCGTCCAGGCTGTTTTCTGGGTAAAGCAAGGTGACGACCAGTATGAAGCCGTTCCCGAACCAGATGCCGTTCACATGGTTTTCTGAGCCGAGCTCCATTACCCAGAGGTAGGTGTTGCCCTCGAGTTCGGGGTTGTTGAGTTTCTGGACGTCGTTCTCGGTGTCCGCGGCCATGGTCTCATCGGTCCACTTGTAACCGTTGCCCGCGTCGTACTCCTCGCCGCCCCAGTATTCGATGAGCATGATGGTGTTCTGCAGGTAGTAGCCGTCGGCGTCTGTGGCCGGTGGCTTGCCCGATATAACGCCGCAGCGCCTGTCCCAACCGCCGTAGCTCTGCATCGTGTCGCTGCCGATACTGCTGCCCAGGATTCGGTTGAGCTCGGCGGTGTTGTAGACGTCCTGACACACGGCCTCCGGCGGCGGAACCTCCTCCTCATGATCCCAGGGGCGCCACAACCAGGCCAGGGTACCGGTGCACAGGGCCGTGATGGTGAGCAGGACTGCCAGCATGCGTCTCCTATACCTACACATGCCAGGCCCCTGGGCGGTGGCGCCAGCGGCGCGGGTGCTGTCGCTGTGGTCCGTGTTGGGGGTGGTTGGGTTCATGGTTGTGTGCTGCCAGTGGTTGTGTCAGTAGTCTTCGGGCAGGTCGGTGTCTTTAGGGTCTGCCGCGGTCTGGCTGACGGTCATTAGGCCTTCGGACAGGCCGATGTCGTCGCCGTTGGTGGCCCACCACTGCTGGAACTGCTCCTTCTGGGTGTCGTCGGTGATGGTGACGGTCTTGGTGTCCGGGTCGTACCAGGACTGCGGGTTATCGGCGTCGGGGAAGTAGCTCTCGTCTACGAGCCCGTGCTGGACGGCGACCTCGGTGATACTGGCGTTGTAGGCGGTTGCGTCGATCTTCAGGTCGGTGACGGTGTCGCTGGAGGCCGCCTCCCATAGCGACAGCCCGGTGGAGCCCGCGGCGGACACGGCTGCGGCGGCGGGGTGGGGAATCGCGCCCACGATGGCGAAGGCAGCACCGGCCTGCGCCCGCTCCTTATCGCGCTGAGTATCCGAACGTTCATTGGCCAGGTCGGCGACCTCATCCACCCAGGCCGCCGCGCTACGCCCATTGGTATAGGCGCGGTTCATGCCCTTTTGTGCTTCTTGAATCTGTTCGGAGGTTGGGGGTGTTCCGTCTGTGGGGAGGTCTTCTGCGGCCTCTGCGTGCGCGGCGCGCTCGGTGTAGTTCGCGATCCCCTGGCCGGCCGCGGACACCGCGTCGTCGGAGTCGGCGATGGATGCGACCACGTGCTTCAACGCCTTGCGCTTGGACTCGGCATCGTGGGCGTGGTCCTTGGCCGTGGGGTACCCGTACTGGCTGTCTGGCTTCGCGCCGGTGGCCATGCCGGTGATCTCGGCGGCGTGGTTGCCGGCGAATACGCCGAGGTTGACCTTGGTCTGCTCAGAGGACTTGGAGAAGTCATGGCTGCCGAAGTACTCCAGAGCCTGGCCGCACGCCCAGGTCGCCCGCCTGTCAAGGGCGCCGTCGGTGCTCCCGCGCTGGCTTGAGACCGCCGCGTAGGCGGCGGTCAGCGCGTCTTCATTTCCATATACCCAGGTCCTGGTGAACAACAGGTCAGCGCGCTCCTGCGCGGTGATGGTGCGGCCGTCCCGGGTGGTGAACGAGATGTTCGGGTCGTAGTCGGTTATCGGGATGGTCGCGTTGCCGTTCTCATCAATGACGATGGGTGGGTTGACCAGGGTAGGTGTGAAGTACTTGTCGGCGGCCTCCAGGTTGCGGCTCATGGCGAAGAGCGGCCCCGCCATCGGATCAACCGCATAGCCGTCAAGGTAGTTGCCGGTCCCGGTTACCAACGGGGCATCGGTCACCATGGCCGTTTTCACCAGTCGTCACCACTATAGTATTCCCTGAACTCGTCGGTGGTGCGCCATCTTTCTGGAACGCCGTTAATGCCAATTCGCTTCATGATGTCTTTGACGGCCAGGCTGTTTCCGGATCCGTCG
This genomic window contains:
- a CDS encoding DUF6571 family protein, with product MRPETRWDQLTGRRWGTKGITALTQALAAASSLRTDTGQDGQRATWATAQGIILLANHTNRLTDQAKANTGVILGNCPTELIALAQRLPITATGPDNYYKAFPITTAGTNEQDLTTATAHLLYEVADSTGAAYEIARATTAYTAAQASQYMNTHGASTDTLADFYARNADALNLLTLLADTTDTGIIDAANAGAAASTDQLTITTNTNGQHTITHTPTTTPQPNPTIPTGTPGLPAPIYTNAFNAGLINNPPDPNTTTWYTTDTNGAHHITLKTNDQQRNFYTWVTDGSGNSPEVADILDQNGINGNPERWRTTDDFKEYYGGDDW
- a CDS encoding L-rhamnose mutarotase, with the protein product MTDSPTADAPATAAATAGAAPATPPVPNATAASAAVPAALTELLNTTSARSPHRCCFLLHVRPDRLTEYVEVHQHVWEEMRHALTRCGWRNYSLFLRPQDGLVVGYFESDDAPGSRETRPRRRILAILLAITVLCAGAFAWWWRPWDQPEELPPPEAVCQDVYNTAGLNRILGSSIGSSTIQNYGGWDRRCTVSSRMPPATNTRGHYL
- a CDS encoding L-rhamnose mutarotase yields the protein MTDSPSADAPTTSAADAPATAAATAGAAPATPPVPNATAASAAVPAALTELLNTTTARSPHRCCFLLRVRPDRLTEYVEVHQHVWEEMRQALSRCGWRNYSLFLRPQDGLVVGYFESDDAAAAMAAMEDEEVNTRWQAEMAQYFAQPDGGTSTVLPQYFYLP
- a CDS encoding DUF6571 family protein, encoding MKTAMVTDAPLVTGTGNYLDGYAVDPMAGPLFAMSRNLEAADKYFTPTLVNPPIVIDENGNATIPITDYDPNISFTTRDGRTITAQERADLLFTRTWVYGNEDALTAAYAAVSSQRGSTDGALDRRATWACGQALEYFGSHDFSKSSEQTKVNLGVFAGNHAAEITGMATGAKPDSQYGYPTAKDHAHDAESKRKALKHVVASIADSDDAVSAAGQGIANYTERAAHAEAAEDLPTDGTPPTSEQIQEAQKGMNRAYTNGRSAAAWVDEVADLANERSDTQRDKERAQAGAAFAIVGAIPHPAAAAVSAAGSTGLSLWEAASSDTVTDLKIDATAYNASITEVAVQHGLVDESYFPDADNPQSWYDPDTKTVTITDDTQKEQFQQWWATNGDDIGLSEGLMTVSQTAADPKDTDLPEDY